Proteins encoded within one genomic window of bacterium:
- a CDS encoding transporter substrate-binding domain-containing protein, protein MKTFAMVAALFLGLAPAGSPPAPSPAEGKVIRFLVDPNSPPFAFLRDGRLGGFDIDLGNALGVALGAEVRWLPEPFDVAVYAKMLAEGRADAVLAAMSITERRSYFVDFTRPYFTTRLAVAVRPGFAWDSREFARGFRGGVMGVMRGTTGERWARRNLDGEIKTYDSIESLLRGLNPEGNLSDAVLIDQHILAAASAGPDPSVRIVEREIGREDYGIAVRKGNRELADELGRALDRLEASGDYARIYGAWFGPPAHTGD, encoded by the coding sequence GTGAAAACGTTCGCGATGGTTGCCGCCCTGTTTCTGGGTTTAGCTCCGGCCGGTTCGCCGCCGGCGCCTTCCCCCGCGGAGGGCAAGGTCATACGGTTTTTGGTGGATCCGAACTCTCCTCCCTTCGCCTTCCTTCGTGACGGCCGTCTCGGCGGATTCGATATCGACCTGGGCAACGCCCTGGGCGTCGCCCTGGGGGCGGAGGTCCGGTGGCTGCCGGAGCCCTTCGACGTCGCGGTGTACGCGAAAATGCTGGCGGAGGGCCGGGCCGACGCCGTTCTGGCGGCGATGTCCATAACCGAACGCCGCTCCTATTTCGTGGATTTCACCCGGCCTTACTTCACCACCCGGCTGGCGGTCGCCGTCCGGCCCGGGTTCGCCTGGGACTCGCGCGAGTTCGCCCGGGGGTTCCGGGGCGGCGTCATGGGAGTGATGCGGGGAACGACCGGGGAACGGTGGGCGCGCCGCAACCTGGACGGCGAAATCAAGACCTACGACTCGATCGAGAGCCTTCTGCGGGGGCTGAACCCGGAAGGGAATCTTTCCGACGCCGTTTTGATCGATCAGCATATTCTGGCCGCGGCGTCGGCCGGTCCCGATCCGTCGGTGCGGATCGTGGAAAGGGAGATCGGCCGCGAGGATTACGGGATCGCCGTCCGCAAGGGAAACCGGGAATTGGCGGACGAACTCGGGCGGGCCTTGGATCGGCTGGAAGCTTCGGGAGACTACGCCCGGATCTACGGAGCCTGGTTCGGCCCCCCGGCGCATACCGGAGATTGA
- a CDS encoding right-handed parallel beta-helix repeat-containing protein translates to MFSRAVKSATALRAGLALLMMAAGTVASGPGEAAGGLIRPADLVYRGAFRLPGPEGETGWAWGGNALTYCPAGDPGGPADGYPGSLFGTGHDWYQKVSEIGIPIPVISPDKNPEDLNTATTLQPFTDIRGLLFGEFEIPYAGLEYLPAGGGRDRGRLYVSWHQHLQISPHYPTHGQCELDLSAPAAAGPWYIGDYDTYSTTDYLFSVPQAWADAHLGGRCLATGRMRDGGQGGQGPCIFVCAPWQEGDPPAPGASLAAVPLLLYSTSYWDDPHGGAYTMDRYHHSDMWPGAAWMTAGGNAAVVFAGTKGRGDCWYGNENGPCLDCDNRGWWSTYFDGEIVFFDPGDLAAVAAGEMEPYEPQPYAVLNIDDVLYHVDSPQMYDHVKAVACDRERGLLYVFEPLADGDKPIVHVWEAIPGEGAPSPIPSATPAPTGATTPVPPATPSDQDCGCGPLPPPGGGEAVATAANAEELQEAIDAAAGPTTIYLRSGTYDVSGYGIVVDRPDITIRSLTGNRDDVVIRGEGMESPGEGFGIVIAASRVTVADLTIRDVPNHGIFIQPEGAPAGFLFHNIRIVDCGEQLFKASGYRYQETKSDGVIECSVFEYSSTLDQGSYTNGIDLTRSIDWTIRDNLVRNIKAAPGAGLAGPAILVWLDSSGTVIERNRVIDCDMGISLGNNSDAAPSHTGGVVRNNFIKGYSGSDFGICVSKSPGAAILHNTVYSPGSWPYSIEVQYASSSGCSIMNNLVDEPIYINRYEENNPLLAANLTSAGDGYFVDAGSGDLHLLDAQVPAVDAGIPVSARTTDIDCQAMNGAPDIGADEYGGVPIAPTPGPEPTAAAITPTPIPLPEAGSSVLQSGDYDGDGVADIAVFRPATALWAVRNLGQGYYGRPGDIPVSGDYDGDGTVEAAVFRPAAGRWAARGVTVFYFGGAGDLPVPGDYDGDGTDEAAVFRNAGAAWIIRGLSRVAFGRPGDRPVPGRYRGGPFRDIAVFRPGSGLWAVRGFSRVFFGRPGDLPVPGDYAGNGAWETAIYRSGTGLWAVRGETRLHFGGLGDVPVPADYDGDFRDDPAVFRDAGGLWALRGNTRIRFGREGDIPVTR, encoded by the coding sequence ATGTTTTCCCGGGCGGTCAAATCGGCGACGGCGCTTCGCGCCGGGCTGGCGTTGCTGATGATGGCGGCGGGGACGGTTGCGTCCGGGCCCGGGGAAGCGGCGGGAGGGTTGATCCGGCCGGCCGATCTCGTCTACCGGGGAGCCTTCCGCCTGCCGGGGCCTGAGGGAGAAACGGGATGGGCCTGGGGGGGAAACGCCCTGACCTACTGTCCCGCCGGCGATCCCGGCGGCCCCGCCGACGGGTACCCCGGCTCCCTCTTCGGAACCGGGCACGACTGGTATCAGAAGGTCTCCGAGATCGGCATCCCCATACCGGTGATCTCCCCCGACAAGAACCCGGAAGATTTGAACACCGCGACCACCCTCCAGCCTTTCACCGATATCCGCGGTCTGCTGTTCGGAGAGTTCGAAATCCCCTACGCCGGGCTGGAATATCTCCCGGCCGGCGGCGGCCGCGACCGGGGACGGCTGTATGTTTCCTGGCATCAACATCTGCAGATCTCGCCCCACTATCCCACCCACGGACAATGCGAACTCGATCTCTCCGCCCCGGCGGCGGCGGGGCCGTGGTATATCGGAGACTACGACACCTACAGCACCACCGATTACCTTTTCTCGGTTCCTCAGGCCTGGGCCGACGCCCACCTCGGGGGCCGGTGCCTGGCCACGGGGAGGATGAGAGACGGAGGCCAGGGGGGACAGGGGCCCTGCATCTTCGTCTGCGCCCCCTGGCAGGAAGGAGATCCCCCCGCCCCCGGCGCGTCCCTCGCGGCCGTTCCCCTGCTGCTGTACTCGACCAGTTACTGGGACGACCCCCACGGGGGCGCCTATACGATGGACCGGTATCACCACTCCGACATGTGGCCCGGGGCGGCCTGGATGACGGCGGGCGGGAACGCTGCGGTGGTTTTCGCCGGGACCAAGGGCCGGGGCGATTGCTGGTACGGCAACGAGAACGGGCCCTGCCTCGACTGCGATAACCGAGGCTGGTGGAGCACGTATTTCGACGGAGAAATCGTATTTTTCGATCCCGGCGACCTGGCGGCGGTGGCGGCGGGGGAGATGGAACCGTACGAACCGCAACCCTACGCGGTCTTAAACATCGACGACGTTCTCTACCACGTCGATTCCCCGCAGATGTACGACCACGTCAAGGCCGTCGCCTGCGACCGGGAGCGCGGCCTCCTCTACGTTTTCGAACCCCTGGCGGACGGAGACAAGCCGATCGTTCACGTCTGGGAGGCGATCCCCGGCGAAGGAGCGCCCTCGCCGATTCCGTCGGCGACCCCCGCCCCGACGGGGGCGACCACCCCGGTGCCGCCGGCGACGCCGAGCGACCAAGACTGCGGTTGCGGCCCCCTTCCCCCCCCCGGCGGCGGCGAGGCGGTAGCGACGGCAGCGAACGCCGAGGAACTCCAGGAAGCGATCGATGCCGCCGCGGGCCCAACTACCATCTACCTGCGCAGCGGAACCTACGACGTCTCCGGGTACGGGATCGTGGTCGACCGCCCCGACATCACCATCAGGTCCCTGACCGGCAACCGGGACGACGTCGTCATCCGGGGGGAAGGAATGGAGTCGCCGGGAGAAGGGTTCGGGATCGTGATCGCGGCCAGCCGGGTGACCGTGGCCGACCTCACCATCCGGGACGTTCCCAACCACGGGATATTCATCCAGCCCGAAGGGGCCCCGGCCGGCTTCCTTTTTCACAACATCCGGATCGTCGACTGCGGCGAGCAGCTGTTCAAGGCCTCGGGCTACCGTTACCAGGAGACCAAAAGCGACGGCGTCATCGAATGCTCGGTCTTCGAATACTCATCGACCCTCGATCAGGGCTCCTACACCAACGGCATCGACCTGACCCGGTCGATCGACTGGACCATCCGCGACAACCTCGTGCGCAACATCAAGGCCGCGCCCGGAGCGGGGCTCGCCGGACCCGCCATCCTGGTCTGGCTGGACTCCTCGGGAACCGTAATCGAACGAAACCGCGTCATCGACTGCGACATGGGCATCTCCCTGGGAAATAACTCCGATGCGGCTCCCAGCCACACCGGGGGCGTGGTCAGGAACAACTTCATCAAAGGATATTCCGGCAGCGATTTCGGGATCTGCGTCTCCAAATCCCCGGGGGCGGCAATTCTCCACAACACCGTTTATTCCCCGGGGTCCTGGCCCTACTCCATCGAGGTCCAGTACGCTTCGTCCTCGGGCTGTTCGATCATGAACAACCTCGTCGACGAACCCATCTACATCAACCGGTACGAGGAGAACAATCCTCTCCTGGCGGCCAACCTGACCTCGGCCGGAGACGGTTATTTCGTCGACGCCGGCTCCGGCGACCTTCACCTCCTCGACGCCCAGGTTCCGGCGGTCGACGCCGGAATACCGGTTTCGGCCCGAACGACCGATATCGATTGCCAGGCCATGAACGGAGCGCCCGATATCGGAGCCGACGAGTACGGGGGAGTTCCCATCGCCCCCACCCCCGGACCCGAGCCGACCGCGGCGGCGATCACCCCGACCCCGATCCCGCTTCCCGAAGCCGGAAGCTCCGTGCTCCAGTCCGGCGATTACGACGGGGACGGGGTGGCCGACATCGCCGTCTTCCGGCCGGCGACCGCTCTCTGGGCGGTCAGAAACCTCGGTCAGGGGTATTACGGGCGCCCGGGCGACATCCCCGTCAGCGGCGACTACGATGGAGACGGCACCGTCGAAGCCGCCGTCTTCCGGCCGGCGGCGGGAAGATGGGCGGCGCGGGGGGTGACGGTATTTTATTTCGGCGGCGCCGGGGATCTTCCCGTCCCGGGCGATTACGACGGCGACGGGACCGACGAAGCCGCCGTCTTTCGGAACGCCGGCGCGGCTTGGATCATCCGGGGCCTGAGCCGGGTGGCCTTCGGCCGCCCGGGCGACCGCCCGGTGCCGGGGAGATACCGGGGCGGACCGTTCCGGGACATCGCCGTCTTCAGACCGGGGTCAGGACTTTGGGCGGTGCGCGGATTCAGCCGCGTCTTCTTCGGCCGCCCGGGCGATCTTCCGGTCCCGGGGGACTACGCCGGAAACGGCGCCTGGGAAACGGCGATATACCGGAGCGGGACCGGCCTGTGGGCGGTTCGGGGAGAAACCCGTCTCCACTTCGGGGGGCTCGGCGACGTCCCCGTACCCGCCGACTACGACGGAGACTTCCGGGACGACCCCGCCGTATTCCGGGACGCCGGGGGCCTCTGGGCGCTCCGGGGGAACACCCGGATCCGCTTCGGAAGGGAGGGGGACATCCCGGTGACCCGATAA
- a CDS encoding prenyltransferase, whose amino-acid sequence MSAKRRIITGWRVWCRTGRVNFLPAGILPYLLGWAYSFPNPGNGHCRRPWFFAAGLAGTVLAHLSANLFNEYWDYRLGADRAGNGHLPHSGGSGTLPAGLVRPRAVLRAASGCLAAAGMLGLGLTAAGAPPLILLLGGAGGFIAWAYTAPPFSLAYRGWGEISLAVAFGPLLVGGGYALQTGDLAGRIWFVSLIPALLISAVLIVNEIADRENDRAAGKYNLAARMGRTAAARAGAALLGGAYLGTAVGWAAGVFPPASLAALATAPWAAGAGRRVWSIARGGGNYRDASAGTIKTYCLFLAVLAASLVVS is encoded by the coding sequence ATGTCGGCGAAACGCCGCATTATAACCGGTTGGAGAGTCTGGTGCCGCACCGGACGCGTCAATTTTCTTCCCGCCGGCATCCTCCCCTATCTCCTGGGCTGGGCATATTCGTTTCCGAACCCCGGAAACGGGCACTGCCGGCGTCCCTGGTTTTTCGCGGCGGGCCTGGCGGGCACGGTTCTGGCCCACCTCTCGGCCAACCTGTTCAACGAATACTGGGATTACCGCCTGGGAGCGGACCGGGCGGGGAACGGCCACCTCCCCCACTCCGGGGGCTCCGGGACGCTCCCGGCCGGGCTGGTCCGGCCCCGGGCGGTGCTGCGGGCGGCCTCCGGCTGCCTGGCCGCGGCGGGAATGCTGGGGCTGGGGCTGACCGCCGCCGGAGCCCCCCCTCTCATCCTTCTCCTGGGGGGAGCCGGCGGTTTCATCGCCTGGGCTTACACCGCTCCGCCTTTCTCCCTGGCCTACCGGGGTTGGGGGGAGATCTCCCTGGCCGTGGCCTTCGGCCCTCTCCTGGTGGGGGGGGGATACGCCCTGCAAACCGGAGACCTGGCCGGACGAATCTGGTTCGTCTCGCTCATACCGGCGTTGCTGATCTCGGCGGTTCTGATCGTCAACGAGATCGCCGATCGGGAAAACGACCGAGCCGCCGGCAAATACAACCTGGCGGCCAGGATGGGGCGCACGGCGGCGGCCCGCGCCGGCGCCGCTCTCCTGGGGGGGGCATACCTGGGGACGGCGGTCGGCTGGGCGGCGGGAGTCTTCCCGCCCGCGTCTCTGGCGGCGCTCGCCACCGCGCCCTGGGCGGCGGGGGCCGGGCGGCGGGTATGGAGCATCGCCCGGGGGGGCGGAAATTACCGGGATGCCAGCGCGGGAACGATCAAAACCTACTGCCTCTTCCTGGCGGTACTCGCCGCCTCCCTGGTCGTCTCATGA
- a CDS encoding polyprenyl synthetase family protein encodes MMREDILSPLSEAVESVLGTLPAALSPLKAETLEHAGGNRRALLVALLGRFFAVDREETMKTAAAVETVHLATLVHDDIIDGARSRRGGPALARSRGLGCALLLGDLLFIKGIAAVNSLRRRTLTARILETGAAICAGELLEDESRPEFPPGAHRCLRIARLKTASLFVFAAAAPGILGGRDRRTIAALECLGLNLGLAYQIADDCLDLAPPGFHLGKDRLADLRNGTSNLALALAAGEPRLRKRIAEARGGARARLEKIGEAVRSGGAVSRAADWGLRFIARAGTAADRIGLRRRRSGFEEYLEDSARRLRTCGSWS; translated from the coding sequence ATGATGCGGGAAGACATCCTCTCCCCCCTTTCCGAGGCCGTCGAGAGCGTCCTGGGAACGCTCCCCGCGGCCCTCTCCCCCCTGAAAGCGGAAACGCTCGAACACGCGGGAGGAAACCGCCGGGCGCTGCTCGTCGCCCTCCTCGGCCGCTTTTTTGCCGTGGACCGCGAAGAGACGATGAAGACGGCGGCGGCGGTGGAGACCGTCCACCTCGCCACCCTGGTCCACGACGATATCATCGACGGCGCCCGCTCCCGCCGCGGGGGCCCGGCCCTGGCCCGGTCCCGGGGGCTCGGCTGCGCCCTGCTCCTGGGAGACCTGCTTTTTATCAAGGGCATTGCCGCCGTAAACTCCCTGCGGCGACGGACGCTGACCGCCCGGATCCTGGAGACCGGAGCCGCCATCTGCGCCGGAGAACTGCTGGAGGACGAATCCCGCCCGGAGTTCCCCCCGGGCGCGCACCGTTGTCTGCGCATCGCCCGCCTGAAGACCGCCTCCCTCTTCGTCTTCGCGGCGGCGGCGCCGGGGATTCTGGGCGGCCGGGACCGGCGCACCATCGCCGCCCTGGAATGTCTCGGGCTCAACCTGGGACTGGCCTACCAGATCGCCGACGATTGCCTCGACCTCGCCCCCCCCGGCTTTCACCTGGGGAAGGACCGCCTGGCCGATCTGCGCAACGGGACTTCCAACCTGGCATTGGCCCTGGCCGCCGGCGAGCCCCGGCTCCGGAAAAGAATCGCCGAAGCGAGGGGCGGAGCCCGGGCGCGGCTCGAAAAGATCGGAGAAGCGGTTCGATCCGGCGGCGCCGTCAGCCGGGCCGCGGACTGGGGGCTGCGTTTCATCGCCCGGGCCGGGACAGCCGCCGACCGGATCGGGCTCCGGCGACGCCGTTCCGGCTTCGAGGAATACCTGGAGGATTCGGCCCGGCGCCTCCGGACCTGCGGGAGCTGGTCATGA
- a CDS encoding FAD-dependent oxidoreductase, giving the protein MTRRPTVIVAGGGFAGVRLVRSLTSPSRRFRVILIDRRDTSVFRPLLPDVLAGTISARRLLFPLAPFCARRGAVFVRGAAAAREGGTLVVEDGRTFDFDFLVLACGTEPDFHGTSAEGAAFPLDTPENALAAGRRIDRAAAGETAHTVLVAGGGYTGVEAAAAAVRRLRRLGPEAAERVRVRIVEPGPAILGGIPDEVAQPIRTELERLKIGVSTAARWGEIGPTAVEVDGERITDFTLIWCAGAKTGAFIRGLPFEQNRQGRLKTGPALLLPGGENIYALGDCADFAFRGSSLRMSVQFSLAEAERAAGNLRRQIAGKTPAAFHPRDPGFIVPLATGRGWGRVLGVKAGGRTGSLLHYLLCVLRTPAAGNRFKLLAEVARALISNPGTGREQMNLPRGKNGE; this is encoded by the coding sequence ATGACGCGGAGGCCGACCGTCATCGTCGCCGGGGGAGGGTTCGCCGGGGTGAGACTGGTGCGTTCGCTGACTTCACCTTCCCGCCGGTTTCGGGTGATTTTAATCGACCGGCGCGACACCTCGGTTTTCCGCCCCCTGCTCCCCGACGTGTTGGCGGGGACGATCTCCGCTCGGCGCCTGCTTTTTCCCCTGGCTCCTTTCTGCGCGCGCCGCGGCGCCGTTTTCGTCCGGGGAGCCGCCGCCGCCCGGGAAGGGGGAACCCTGGTCGTGGAAGACGGGCGGACCTTCGATTTCGACTTCCTGGTCCTGGCCTGCGGCACGGAACCCGACTTTCACGGGACGTCGGCCGAGGGTGCGGCCTTCCCTTTGGATACGCCGGAAAACGCCCTGGCCGCCGGCCGGCGGATCGACCGGGCGGCCGCCGGGGAAACGGCCCACACCGTACTGGTGGCGGGGGGCGGCTACACCGGAGTGGAAGCCGCGGCGGCGGCGGTCCGGCGGCTGCGCCGGCTCGGGCCGGAGGCGGCCGAGCGGGTCCGGGTGCGGATCGTGGAACCGGGGCCGGCCATCCTCGGAGGCATCCCCGACGAGGTGGCGCAGCCGATCCGAACCGAGCTCGAACGGCTGAAGATCGGGGTCTCGACCGCGGCCCGATGGGGAGAGATCGGCCCCACGGCGGTGGAAGTCGACGGCGAACGGATTACCGATTTCACCCTGATCTGGTGCGCCGGCGCCAAAACCGGCGCGTTCATCCGCGGGCTGCCCTTCGAGCAAAACCGCCAGGGCCGATTGAAAACCGGCCCCGCGCTCCTCCTCCCCGGAGGCGAAAACATCTATGCCCTGGGGGATTGCGCCGACTTCGCCTTCCGGGGTAGCAGCCTGCGCATGTCGGTTCAATTTTCCCTGGCCGAAGCGGAGAGGGCGGCCGGCAACCTACGCCGCCAGATCGCCGGAAAAACCCCCGCAGCCTTCCACCCCCGGGATCCGGGGTTCATCGTGCCCCTGGCCACCGGCCGGGGCTGGGGAAGGGTCCTGGGCGTCAAAGCGGGGGGCCGGACGGGATCGCTGCTGCACTATCTCCTCTGCGTCCTGCGCACGCCCGCCGCGGGCAACCGTTTCAAGCTCCTGGCGGAAGTGGCGCGGGCCCTGATCTCGAACCCGGGAACCGGCCGGGAGCAAATGAACTTGCCCCGGGGAAAAAACGGGGAGTAA
- the corA gene encoding magnesium/cobalt transporter CorA — translation MITTFLYDRATGNLERGLGPERFGEVLADPGKLLWVDLENPDETEYAILKDRFDFHPLLIRDCIDPQNFPKCDDMNSYIFLVLHSLYYYLDKREEEALSIREIDIFAGSNYLITVHAGHIKAVTANRKRLEHSDKIMRQGTGRLLYHLVDSIVDNYMAIIHTLTEKADVLEDNVLAGCKPDQSNRILSLRRNTMTMRKTLLPQTELIYNFSHGKINFVKPEELIYFRDIYDHMTRIADLVDHLREMSHSLLEAYHSSLSFKLNDVMRILTVIATIMMPMTLISGIGGMNVLFPLHLRETMLGFWIFIFLMALSVSVLLYWFKKIKLL, via the coding sequence ATGATCACGACCTTCCTCTATGACCGCGCTACCGGGAATCTGGAACGGGGGCTCGGGCCGGAACGGTTCGGAGAGGTTCTGGCCGACCCCGGGAAACTTCTCTGGGTGGACCTGGAGAACCCCGATGAAACCGAGTACGCGATCCTCAAGGACCGGTTCGACTTCCATCCCCTCCTGATCCGGGACTGCATCGACCCCCAGAATTTTCCCAAATGCGACGACATGAACTCGTACATCTTCCTGGTGCTGCATTCGCTTTATTACTACCTCGACAAACGCGAAGAAGAAGCTTTGAGCATCCGGGAGATCGATATCTTCGCCGGAAGCAACTACCTGATCACCGTCCACGCCGGACATATCAAGGCGGTCACCGCCAACCGCAAACGTCTCGAGCATTCCGACAAGATCATGAGGCAGGGGACCGGGCGGCTGCTCTACCATCTTGTCGACAGCATCGTGGACAATTACATGGCCATCATCCATACCCTGACCGAGAAGGCCGACGTCCTCGAAGACAACGTCCTGGCCGGCTGCAAGCCGGATCAGAGCAACCGGATCCTTTCCCTGCGCCGGAACACGATGACCATGCGCAAGACTCTTCTGCCCCAGACCGAACTGATCTATAACTTCTCCCACGGGAAAATCAACTTCGTCAAGCCCGAGGAACTGATCTACTTCCGGGATATCTACGATCACATGACCAGGATCGCCGATCTGGTCGACCACCTGCGGGAGATGAGCCACTCCCTGCTGGAAGCCTATCATTCTTCCCTCTCCTTCAAGCTCAACGACGTCATGCGGATACTCACCGTCATCGCCACCATCATGATGCCGATGACGCTCATCTCCGGAATCGGGGGTATGAACGTCCTCTTCCCCCTCCACCTGCGGGAGACCATGCTCGGATTCTGGATCTTCATCTTCCTGATGGCGCTCTCGGTCTCGGTTCTGCTCTACTGGTTCAAAAAAATCAAGCTGCTCTGA
- a CDS encoding cache domain-containing protein, whose product MPDIPVRKRLRTLTTALAAAAAVVAAVAAWRARPQGTAPNLDVYDYRDTRKLVALTARAAAAIEAEGEDAFERFRRRPEAWSLGENSYLYVYDFDNVNLYHGGYPEFRGRNLTSMTDLLGKHPGPLIVDQIENHHDLNPHGWVHYLWVPPGALNGVWKASCNFPVTFPDGRRGYVGCGFDYPHQEREFYRIVVDEAAELISREGNAALDLIKSPAGPFVIHDSRVFVILGDGTTIIDPGLDLKESRNLLSYRDESGNRPLAMLAGRLEEEDRAWVVMRSRDSRGERAEKKGIYGRKAVLNGREVIVGAICPLPRPAWMG is encoded by the coding sequence ATGCCCGACATTCCCGTAAGAAAACGTCTCCGGACCCTGACCACGGCCCTGGCCGCGGCCGCCGCCGTCGTCGCCGCCGTCGCCGCCTGGCGGGCGCGGCCGCAAGGCACCGCCCCCAACCTCGACGTCTACGATTACCGGGACACCCGGAAGCTGGTGGCTTTGACCGCCCGGGCGGCGGCGGCGATCGAAGCGGAGGGCGAAGACGCCTTCGAGCGGTTCCGCCGCCGGCCCGAGGCCTGGTCCCTGGGAGAAAATTCCTACCTCTACGTCTACGACTTCGACAACGTCAACCTCTACCACGGGGGGTATCCCGAATTCCGGGGCAGGAACCTGACGTCCATGACCGATCTGTTGGGCAAACACCCGGGGCCCCTGATCGTCGATCAGATCGAGAACCACCACGACCTCAACCCCCACGGCTGGGTCCACTATCTCTGGGTCCCCCCGGGGGCCCTCAACGGGGTCTGGAAAGCTTCCTGCAATTTCCCCGTCACCTTTCCCGACGGGCGCCGGGGCTACGTCGGGTGCGGATTCGACTACCCGCACCAGGAACGGGAATTCTACCGGATCGTCGTCGACGAAGCCGCCGAACTCATCTCCCGGGAAGGGAACGCGGCCCTTGACCTGATCAAGAGCCCGGCCGGTCCGTTCGTCATCCACGATTCCCGGGTCTTCGTCATCCTCGGCGACGGGACCACGATCATTGACCCCGGGCTGGACCTGAAGGAGTCCCGGAACCTCCTGTCGTACCGCGACGAAAGCGGCAACCGGCCCCTGGCCATGCTCGCCGGGCGGCTGGAAGAAGAAGACCGGGCCTGGGTGGTGATGCGGTCGCGGGACAGCAGGGGGGAACGGGCGGAAAAAAAGGGGATTTACGGACGGAAAGCGGTGCTGAACGGACGGGAAGTCATCGTGGGCGCCATCTGCCCGCTGCCTCGGCCCGCGTGGATGGGTTAG
- a CDS encoding solute carrier family 23 protein, producing MSEPTRGLVYKLDDRPPLKPLLLLSLQQMLLMFVAATLPAMLVREVGGSLEEASSMVALTMIAAGVGTVIQASRSRWIGSGYLCPNVCGPSYLAVSLQAAWLGGLPLMRGMIIFAGGVEMLLARMVKRLRFLFPPIVTGLTVAMVGVSVIPVSITNFFGVRFAGDSFGWGDLAVGGCALAVMTAFSIWGKKSWRMYCLLIGVGAGWALALFLEPEAWTNLARIGREPWFRFPVSDLSQVSLKFSPQLLIPFLIISITGSLKSFGNLIAAQKISQPELQELDMGPLSRGLLADGFTTAMAGAMGGMAVDTSSSNIGLAAATGAVSRRIAFCSGALFAALGFSPKLSTAISLIPSPVVGASMIFAASFMICTGLQEMLEQNFDQRKIFAVGIALIFGLGTGLVPDIFNRMPTWLKNFFAQPLSTTTILVVILYQVFHLDLLADAWRNRKR from the coding sequence ATGAGCGAACCGACCCGGGGCCTGGTCTATAAGCTCGACGATCGGCCTCCGCTCAAACCCCTGCTGTTGCTGAGCCTGCAGCAGATGCTGCTCATGTTCGTGGCCGCCACCCTTCCGGCGATGCTGGTGCGGGAGGTGGGGGGAAGCCTGGAAGAAGCCAGCTCCATGGTCGCCCTGACCATGATCGCCGCCGGGGTGGGAACGGTGATCCAGGCCAGCCGCTCCCGGTGGATCGGGAGCGGCTATCTCTGCCCCAACGTCTGCGGGCCTTCCTACCTGGCGGTTTCGCTGCAGGCGGCATGGCTGGGGGGTCTGCCCCTGATGCGGGGGATGATCATCTTTGCCGGGGGGGTGGAGATGCTCCTGGCCCGGATGGTGAAACGCCTGAGGTTTCTGTTCCCTCCCATCGTCACCGGCCTCACGGTGGCGATGGTGGGGGTGAGCGTAATCCCGGTGTCCATCACCAATTTTTTCGGGGTGCGGTTCGCCGGGGATTCGTTCGGGTGGGGAGACCTCGCCGTGGGCGGGTGCGCCCTGGCGGTAATGACCGCCTTCAGCATCTGGGGCAAGAAATCGTGGCGGATGTACTGCCTCCTGATCGGGGTCGGGGCGGGATGGGCACTGGCCCTCTTCCTGGAACCGGAAGCCTGGACGAATCTGGCCAGGATCGGGCGCGAACCCTGGTTCCGTTTCCCGGTCAGCGACCTCTCGCAGGTCAGCCTGAAATTCTCCCCCCAGCTCCTGATCCCTTTTCTCATCATCTCCATCACCGGCTCGCTTAAATCCTTCGGCAACCTCATCGCCGCCCAGAAAATATCCCAACCCGAACTGCAGGAACTGGACATGGGGCCGCTGAGCCGGGGGCTGCTGGCCGACGGATTTACCACCGCCATGGCCGGGGCCATGGGAGGGATGGCGGTCGATACCTCCTCCAGCAATATCGGATTGGCGGCGGCGACCGGAGCGGTCAGCCGTAGAATCGCTTTCTGCTCCGGGGCGCTTTTCGCCGCCCTGGGCTTTTCTCCCAAACTCTCCACCGCCATTTCCCTGATCCCCTCCCCGGTGGTGGGGGCCTCCATGATTTTTGCCGCCTCCTTCATGATCTGCACCGGCCTCCAGGAGATGCTGGAACAGAACTTCGACCAGCGCAAAATTTTCGCGGTGGGCATTGCGCTCATCTTCGGCCTGGGAACGGGGCTGGTTCCCGATATCTTCAACCGGATGCCGACCTGGCTGAAAAATTTCTTCGCCCAGCCTCTCTCCACCACCACCATCCTGGTCGTGATCCTGTACCAGGTCTTCCACCTGGACCTGCTGGCGGACGCCTGGAGAAACCGGAAGCGGTGA